The Mammaliicoccus sciuri genome window below encodes:
- a CDS encoding helix-turn-helix transcriptional regulator, translated as MKNKVYEYRTQKNMTQSELSRLIKVSRQTINSIERYKFNPTLVLAHKLSQVFEVSIDELFIFEEDENIDISELESEEKE; from the coding sequence TTGAAAAACAAAGTTTATGAATATCGTACACAGAAAAATATGACGCAAAGTGAACTCTCACGATTGATTAAAGTATCTAGACAAACCATCAATTCTATTGAGCGTTACAAATTCAATCCCACGTTAGTATTAGCACATAAGCTTTCTCAAGTGTTCGAAGTATCTATTGATGAATTATTTATTTTTGAAGAAGACGAGAATATAGATATTTCAGAATTAGAATCCGAAGAAAAGGAGTAA
- a CDS encoding ABC transporter ATP-binding protein has product MTLLIKDVSKKFNDFTAVHDVNLEVPKGTMYGFLGGNGAGKTTTFRMILGLLPKTTGVVTFNDKPIDYSMTNTIGYLPEERGLHPKLKVWEQVQYLAELKGMKRKDISEALDYWLKRFDAFENKEKKIEALSKGNQQKVQLIAAIIHKPELLILDEPFSGLDPVNVELLKAAVKDLKEQGTTIIFSSHRMEHVEELCDYICIMNKGKAVVAGSLDQVKDDFGKKDVFIEGDYDLGFLKDFEGVEAFKTTKKGVKLTISDEKYAENIYQNVTKLGYLKRFQVAEPSLNDIFIAKVGDKHE; this is encoded by the coding sequence ATGACATTACTAATCAAAGATGTTTCCAAAAAATTCAATGACTTTACGGCTGTACATGATGTTAATTTGGAAGTTCCTAAAGGTACGATGTATGGATTTTTAGGCGGAAATGGTGCAGGTAAAACAACAACATTTCGTATGATTTTAGGTTTGTTACCAAAAACAACAGGTGTTGTGACGTTTAACGATAAGCCAATTGACTATAGTATGACGAATACGATTGGTTATTTACCTGAAGAAAGAGGATTGCATCCAAAATTAAAAGTTTGGGAGCAAGTGCAATATTTAGCTGAGTTAAAAGGCATGAAAAGAAAAGATATTTCCGAAGCATTAGATTATTGGTTAAAACGATTTGATGCATTTGAAAATAAAGAAAAAAAGATCGAAGCATTATCGAAAGGTAATCAACAAAAAGTACAACTGATTGCTGCAATCATTCATAAACCCGAATTATTAATTCTTGATGAACCATTCAGTGGACTTGATCCAGTCAATGTTGAATTGCTTAAAGCCGCTGTTAAAGATTTAAAAGAACAAGGCACAACGATTATATTCAGCTCGCATAGAATGGAACACGTAGAAGAACTTTGTGACTATATTTGCATTATGAATAAAGGTAAAGCAGTCGTTGCTGGTTCTCTTGATCAAGTTAAAGACGACTTTGGTAAGAAAGATGTATTTATCGAAGGCGACTACGATTTAGGATTCTTAAAAGACTTTGAAGGTGTAGAAGCATTTAAAACGACTAAAAAAGGCGTTAAACTCACAATTTCTGATGAAAAATATGCAGAAAATATTTATCAAAATGTGACGAAGTTAGGTTACCTCAAACGATTCCAAGTTGCAGAACCATCTCTAAACGATATCTTTATAGCTAAGGTAGGTGATAAGCATGAATAA
- a CDS encoding ABC transporter permease, with protein MNKFWPTFNLTYMQKVKSKSFIIMTAIFMILIFALSNIDKIIDFFDNDSKVVAIQTDNDMIYKVLEKQYKQNDDIEKVEKVSLEKGKKGVKDEKYKRLIQVNVNGEKVDGTIYEKGNVSESEKMTLQSTLSQMQSSLTAQKLNLSEKDLKTLNTPSDVKTEKIKSNDEKQSSDVDPKVQALNSAVVYIIIFLSFFITINYANQIGSEIATEKTTRVIEMIVTSVKPSIHVSAKILAIIAVAFTQIFFIILAIVISIFAFDLKGLFESAGVEYGPETTRIIIYGVVYLILGVVSYISLAAILGALTSRIEDLAQSMMPVTFTSLAAFYIAIFSITNPDTMLVKVTSFIPMLSPMVMLLRTTSETTPEWHLILGIVISIVTCIILLVFAAKTYRGSVLTYEKGVIKNLKNALNITK; from the coding sequence ATGAATAAATTCTGGCCGACATTTAATTTAACGTATATGCAAAAAGTGAAAAGTAAATCTTTTATCATCATGACTGCAATTTTTATGATTTTAATCTTTGCATTAAGTAACATCGACAAAATTATTGATTTCTTTGATAACGATAGTAAAGTTGTCGCGATACAAACAGATAACGACATGATTTATAAAGTATTAGAAAAGCAATATAAACAAAACGATGATATTGAAAAAGTAGAAAAAGTTTCACTCGAAAAAGGTAAAAAAGGTGTTAAAGACGAAAAGTATAAACGTTTAATTCAAGTAAACGTGAACGGTGAAAAAGTTGATGGCACAATTTATGAAAAAGGCAATGTTAGTGAAAGTGAGAAAATGACTTTACAATCAACGCTTAGCCAAATGCAATCATCGTTAACAGCTCAAAAATTAAATCTATCAGAAAAAGATTTAAAAACGTTAAATACACCAAGTGATGTGAAGACAGAAAAAATAAAATCGAATGATGAAAAACAATCTAGTGATGTTGATCCGAAAGTTCAAGCGTTGAACTCAGCTGTTGTTTACATCATCATTTTCTTATCATTCTTTATCACAATCAATTACGCTAACCAAATCGGTTCAGAAATTGCGACTGAAAAAACAACACGTGTGATTGAAATGATTGTTACAAGTGTGAAACCGTCAATTCATGTATCAGCGAAAATACTCGCAATCATCGCAGTAGCCTTTACACAAATATTCTTTATCATACTAGCAATTGTAATTAGTATATTCGCATTTGATTTGAAAGGACTATTTGAGTCAGCTGGAGTTGAATATGGCCCTGAGACGACGAGAATCATTATTTATGGGGTAGTTTACTTAATTTTGGGTGTTGTATCCTATATTTCATTAGCGGCTATTCTAGGGGCTTTAACGAGCCGTATAGAAGATCTTGCTCAATCTATGATGCCAGTTACATTTACTTCATTAGCGGCATTCTATATTGCGATATTTAGTATTACAAACCCAGATACGATGCTTGTAAAAGTGACAAGCTTTATTCCAATGTTATCACCAATGGTCATGTTATTAAGAACAACATCAGAAACAACACCTGAATGGCATTTAATTTTAGGAATTGTCATTTCAATCGTTACATGTATCATTCTACTTGTGTTTGCTGCTAAAACATATCGTGGTAGTGTGCTCACTTATGAAAAAGGTGTTATCAAAAATTTAAAAAATGCATTAAATATTACTAAATAA
- a CDS encoding DsbA family protein, producing MANKNSNNNIMFLMIAILVVVVGIVLLVVFGGSGSDNKEDSLFDRTVKATDLSKDTKDNPTHKKDKAKVQIVEFGDFKCPACKAFETNYMDQIEKDYIDKDKVEYRFVNAPFHGEGSEIGGASAHAVYKIAPDAYWDFHRALFEAQPDDHNAETDDEWLDLKVVQKAVDGLDIDKSKKDQIMKLVKDRNSESYKQMKNDSDLTNKYDVDVTPTIVVDGKVLSDPMDYDKVSKAIDQAIEKKNK from the coding sequence ATGGCGAATAAAAATAGTAACAATAATATTATGTTTTTAATGATAGCAATACTTGTTGTTGTCGTAGGTATCGTATTACTTGTTGTGTTTGGTGGAAGCGGAAGTGACAACAAAGAAGATAGTCTATTTGATAGAACTGTTAAAGCCACAGACTTATCAAAAGATACAAAAGATAATCCAACACATAAAAAAGACAAAGCTAAAGTTCAAATAGTTGAATTTGGAGATTTTAAATGTCCAGCATGTAAAGCATTTGAAACGAATTACATGGATCAAATAGAAAAAGATTATATCGATAAAGACAAAGTGGAATATAGATTTGTGAACGCACCATTCCACGGTGAAGGATCTGAAATTGGTGGTGCATCAGCACATGCTGTTTATAAAATCGCACCTGATGCATATTGGGATTTCCACAGAGCATTATTTGAAGCTCAACCAGATGACCATAATGCAGAAACAGACGATGAATGGTTAGATCTTAAAGTAGTCCAAAAAGCAGTAGATGGATTAGATATTGATAAATCTAAAAAAGATCAAATCATGAAATTAGTGAAAGATAGAAATTCAGAGTCTTATAAACAAATGAAAAATGATTCTGATTTAACAAATAAATACGATGTAGATGTTACACCTACAATTGTGGTAGATGGTAAAGTACTATCAGATCCAATGGATTACGACAAAGTTTCTAAAGCAATCGATCAAGCGATAGAAAAGAAAAATAAATAA
- a CDS encoding disulfide oxidoreductase: MLGSLYFSEIRQFVPCTMCWYQRICMYPLVLILGIGSFQNDFNVKKIALPLSIIGLLISTWHYLEQKVPGFAEIKPCTQGVPCSSEYINVFGFITIPFLAGTAFLLISLILIFTKKDKAI, from the coding sequence ATGTTAGGTAGTTTATATTTTAGTGAGATACGACAATTTGTTCCTTGTACAATGTGCTGGTATCAAAGAATCTGTATGTATCCACTCGTGTTAATACTCGGAATTGGCTCATTCCAAAATGATTTTAATGTTAAAAAAATAGCCCTACCTTTATCAATCATCGGACTATTGATATCGACATGGCATTACTTAGAGCAAAAAGTACCAGGATTTGCTGAAATCAAACCATGTACACAAGGTGTTCCATGTTCATCAGAATATATCAATGTATTTGGATTCATCACAATTCCATTTTTAGCAGGAACAGCATTCCTGTTAATCAGTTTGATTTTAATTTTTACAAAGAAAGATAAAGCAATATAA
- the yaaA gene encoding S4 domain-containing protein YaaA: protein MKIVVQDISVKDDITLGQFLKNEDVIGTGGQAKWFLQDEEVLINGERETRRGKKLHDGDLVEIPSEGQFRINHLSE from the coding sequence GTGAAGATAGTGGTACAAGATATCTCAGTAAAAGACGATATTACTTTAGGTCAATTCCTAAAAAATGAAGACGTCATTGGAACGGGTGGTCAAGCTAAATGGTTCCTCCAAGATGAAGAAGTATTAATAAATGGTGAACGTGAAACTCGTCGTGGCAAAAAATTACATGATGGTGATTTAGTCGAAATTCCTTCTGAAGGTCAATTTCGTATTAACCATCTCAGTGAATAG
- the recF gene encoding DNA replication/repair protein RecF (All proteins in this family for which functions are known are DNA-binding proteins that assist the filamentation of RecA onto DNA for the initiation of recombination or recombinational repair.) codes for MILQKLTLTHYRNYDKCTLDFNSNVNILIGENAQGKTNLLESIYTLALAKSHRTSNDKELIQFGEEYGKIEGELSYRHGSMPISLIITKKGKKARVNHLEQSRLTQYIGHLNVVLFAPEDLNIVKGSPQIRRRFIDMELGQMSAVYLNHLSNYQRLLKQKNHYLKQLQIGKMKDRTMLEVFNEQFSEAAANVTLKRAHFIHELEKIAEVIHQGITSEKESLKAQYEPNIKLSETYQDVTELKDAFCSLLNDSMDKEIERGSARFGPHRDDISFHVNDMNVQTYGSQGQQRTTALSIKLAEIELINQVVGEYPILLLDDVLSELDDNRQTHLLSTIQEKVQTFVTTTSVDGIEHEIMKDAKVFNVSKGNIIE; via the coding sequence ATGATATTACAGAAACTTACTTTAACTCATTATAGAAATTATGATAAATGTACACTTGATTTTAATTCCAATGTTAATATATTAATTGGTGAGAATGCGCAAGGTAAGACGAATTTATTAGAATCTATCTATACTTTAGCACTGGCTAAAAGTCATAGGACTTCGAATGATAAAGAACTCATACAGTTTGGTGAAGAGTATGGTAAAATAGAAGGTGAACTAAGTTATCGTCATGGCTCAATGCCTATTTCTTTAATCATTACGAAAAAAGGCAAAAAGGCGAGAGTTAATCATCTAGAACAGAGCCGATTAACGCAGTATATTGGTCACTTAAATGTGGTGTTGTTCGCACCAGAAGATTTAAATATTGTAAAAGGTAGCCCGCAAATCAGACGACGTTTTATTGATATGGAACTCGGTCAGATGTCTGCGGTCTATTTAAATCATTTATCTAATTATCAAAGATTACTTAAACAAAAAAATCATTACCTCAAACAATTACAAATTGGGAAAATGAAAGATCGAACGATGTTAGAAGTATTCAATGAGCAATTTTCAGAAGCGGCAGCCAATGTGACTTTGAAACGTGCGCACTTTATTCATGAATTAGAAAAGATTGCCGAAGTGATCCATCAAGGCATTACGAGCGAAAAAGAAAGTTTAAAAGCTCAATATGAGCCGAATATTAAACTGTCAGAAACATATCAAGATGTAACTGAACTGAAAGATGCTTTTTGTTCGTTGCTTAATGATTCAATGGATAAAGAGATTGAACGTGGAAGTGCACGCTTTGGACCGCATAGAGACGACATTAGTTTTCATGTTAATGATATGAATGTACAAACTTATGGTTCTCAAGGACAGCAACGTACGACAGCATTATCCATAAAGCTTGCTGAGATTGAGTTGATTAATCAAGTTGTTGGTGAATATCCAATTCTACTGTTAGACGATGTGCTAAGTGAACTTGATGATAATCGACAAACCCATTTATTAAGTACAATTCAAGAGAAGGTACAAACGTTTGTAACAACAACATCTGTTGATGGAATAGAACATGAGATTATGAAAGATGCCAAGGTATTTAACGTATCTAAAGGCAATATTATTGAGTAG
- the gyrB gene encoding DNA topoisomerase (ATP-hydrolyzing) subunit B, producing MSEQNNASSYGADQIQVLEGLEAVRKRPGMYIGSTSARGLHHLVWEIVDNSIDEALAGYADHVELVIEKDNWIKVTDNGRGIPVDIQEKMGRPAVEVILTVLHAGGKFGGGGYKVSGGLHGVGSSVVNALSSNLEVYVHLNNKIYHQAYERGVPAFDLKVIGDTDHTGTTIRFKADGEIFTETTEYDYETLQKRIRELAFLNKGIQISLRDERDDENIQEDSYHYEGGIKSYVEMLNKSKEVLYDEPIYIHDTKDDVEVEIAIQYNNGFATNLLTYANNIHTYEGGTHEDGFKRALTRVINSYGNKNKLLKEGEEKLSGEDVREGMTAVVSVKHGDPQFEGQTKTKLGNSEVRQIVDKLFSELFERFLLENPNVARIIVDKGVMASRARLAAKKAREVTRRKSALEVSSLPGKLTDCSSKKPEECELYIVEGDSAGGSAKLGRDSKTQAILPLRGKILNVEKARLDRILGNNEIRAMITGLGTGIGGEFDISKARYHKLVIMTDADVDGAHIRTLLLTFFYRFMRPLIEAGYVYIAQPPLYKVEQGKKKYYVFNDRELDKLKEELSSTPKLSIARYKGLGEMNADQLWETTMNPEHRSMLQVTLTDAIEADETFEMLMGDVVEFRRQFIEENAEYATLDI from the coding sequence GTGTCAGAACAAAATAACGCTTCAAGTTATGGTGCAGATCAGATACAAGTATTAGAAGGTTTAGAGGCAGTCCGTAAACGCCCTGGTATGTATATAGGTTCTACATCTGCAAGAGGATTACATCATCTCGTTTGGGAAATTGTAGATAACAGTATCGATGAAGCATTAGCTGGATATGCAGATCATGTTGAACTTGTAATAGAAAAGGACAATTGGATAAAAGTAACAGATAACGGTAGAGGTATACCTGTTGATATTCAAGAGAAAATGGGACGTCCTGCTGTAGAAGTTATCTTAACAGTACTTCATGCCGGTGGTAAATTTGGCGGTGGCGGATACAAAGTATCTGGTGGTTTACATGGTGTAGGTTCATCTGTCGTAAATGCACTATCTTCTAATTTAGAAGTTTACGTTCACCTTAACAATAAAATTTATCATCAAGCGTATGAAAGAGGTGTACCAGCATTTGATTTGAAAGTCATTGGTGACACAGATCATACAGGTACAACAATACGCTTTAAAGCTGACGGTGAAATCTTTACTGAAACAACTGAATATGACTATGAAACATTACAAAAACGTATTCGTGAATTAGCATTCTTAAATAAAGGTATCCAAATTTCATTGAGAGATGAAAGAGATGACGAAAACATTCAAGAAGATTCATACCACTATGAAGGCGGTATTAAATCTTATGTTGAAATGTTAAATAAATCTAAAGAAGTACTATATGATGAGCCAATTTATATTCACGATACTAAAGATGACGTAGAAGTTGAGATTGCCATTCAATATAACAATGGTTTTGCGACGAACTTATTAACTTATGCGAACAACATTCATACTTATGAAGGTGGTACGCATGAGGATGGATTTAAACGTGCATTAACGCGTGTTATTAACAGCTATGGTAATAAGAACAAGCTTCTTAAAGAAGGCGAAGAAAAGCTATCTGGTGAAGACGTACGTGAAGGTATGACAGCTGTTGTATCTGTTAAACACGGCGATCCTCAATTCGAAGGTCAAACAAAGACTAAATTAGGTAACTCAGAAGTGCGTCAAATCGTTGATAAATTATTCTCTGAACTCTTTGAACGATTCTTATTAGAGAATCCAAACGTTGCAAGAATCATTGTAGATAAAGGTGTGATGGCTTCTAGAGCACGTCTTGCCGCTAAAAAAGCGAGAGAAGTTACAAGACGTAAATCAGCATTAGAAGTATCAAGCTTACCTGGTAAACTTACAGATTGTTCAAGTAAGAAACCTGAAGAATGTGAATTATACATCGTTGAGGGTGACTCTGCCGGGGGGTCTGCTAAATTAGGTCGTGACTCTAAGACACAAGCGATTCTACCGCTACGTGGTAAAATTTTAAACGTTGAAAAAGCACGTTTAGATAGAATTTTAGGTAATAACGAAATTCGTGCCATGATTACAGGTCTAGGAACAGGTATTGGTGGAGAGTTTGATATTAGTAAAGCGAGATATCATAAATTAGTTATCATGACAGATGCCGATGTCGATGGTGCACATATTAGAACGTTATTATTAACATTCTTCTATAGATTTATGAGACCACTTATTGAAGCGGGTTATGTATACATTGCACAACCACCTTTATACAAAGTAGAACAAGGTAAGAAAAAATATTATGTATTTAACGATAGAGAATTAGATAAATTAAAAGAAGAACTTAGCTCAACACCGAAATTGTCTATAGCACGTTATAAAGGTCTTGGAGAGATGAATGCTGATCAATTGTGGGAAACAACAATGAATCCTGAACATCGTTCAATGCTTCAAGTAACACTAACAGATGCGATAGAAGCTGACGAAACTTTTGAAATGCTTATGGGAGATGTTGTTGAGTTTCGTCGTCAATTTATTGAAGAAAATGCCGAATACGCAACGTTAGATATATAA
- the gyrA gene encoding DNA gyrase subunit A, translating to MAEIPQSRVSERNISKEMKESFLDYAMSVIVSRALPDVRDGLKPVHRRILYGMNDQGMTSDKPYKKSARIVGDVMGKYHPHGDSSIYEAMVRMAQDFSYRYPLVDGQGNFGSMDGDGAAAMRYTEARMAKITSELLRDINKDTIDFQDNYDGNEREPVVLPARFPNLLVNGTSGIAVGMATNIPPHNLNEVIDGVLALSHNPEITTNELMDIVHGPDFPTAGLIMGRSGIRRAYETGRGSILMRARSEIEVMKNGKERIVVSEIPYQVNKARLIEKIAELARDKKIEGITDLRDETSLKVGVRIVIEVRKDANANVILNNLYKQTPLQTSFGVNMIALVDGKPKLLGLRAVLYHYLEHQKDVVTRRTKYNLKKAQDRAHILEGLRIALDHIDEIITLIRESQSDSEAMEGLQNRFNLSERQAQAILDMRLRRLTGLERDKIEKEYQDLLKLIEELKEILRDEEKLLEIIREEITEIRDKYGDERRTEITAAGLDQIEDEDLIPEEQIVISLSHNNYIKRLPVSTYRSQNRGGRGVQGMNTIEDDFVSQLVTLSTHDNVLFFTNKGRVYKLKGYEIPEMSRQSKGLPIVNALEIEKDEMISTMIAVKDLSSEEDYLVFATKHGTVKRSKLSNFSRINKNGKIAINFKEGDELIAVRLTDGTKEIIIGTKHASLIRFDESKLRPLGRTAAGVKGITLREDDEVIGLDVTDEDQQDEILIVTEKGYGKRTSANQYRISNRGGKGIKTATLTEKNGNLVCITTVNGDEDLMIVTNSGVIIRLHVADISQNGRSAQGVRLIRLGDNQHVATVAKVEPDEDEIAESPVEGVLEETTETEAVETDVQEGKEDLREDFMERVNEDIEEQDNDEE from the coding sequence ATGGCTGAAATACCACAATCAAGAGTTAGTGAACGTAACATCAGTAAAGAAATGAAAGAATCATTCTTAGACTATGCAATGAGTGTAATTGTATCTCGTGCATTACCCGATGTTAGAGACGGTTTAAAACCAGTTCATAGACGTATTTTATATGGTATGAATGATCAAGGTATGACTTCAGACAAACCTTACAAGAAGTCTGCACGTATTGTTGGTGACGTAATGGGTAAATATCACCCACACGGTGACTCATCTATTTATGAAGCAATGGTACGTATGGCACAAGACTTTAGTTATAGATATCCATTAGTAGATGGCCAAGGGAACTTTGGTTCTATGGATGGTGATGGTGCTGCTGCAATGCGTTATACAGAAGCACGTATGGCTAAAATTACAAGTGAATTATTAAGAGATATCAATAAAGATACAATTGATTTCCAAGACAACTACGATGGTAACGAAAGAGAGCCAGTAGTCTTACCTGCAAGATTCCCTAATTTATTGGTGAATGGTACATCAGGTATCGCAGTTGGTATGGCAACAAATATTCCACCTCATAACTTAAATGAAGTTATAGACGGCGTATTAGCGCTTAGTCATAACCCAGAAATTACGACAAATGAGTTAATGGATATCGTTCATGGTCCTGACTTCCCAACAGCTGGTTTAATCATGGGTAGAAGTGGCATTAGACGTGCATACGAAACTGGTCGTGGATCAATCTTAATGAGAGCACGTTCTGAAATCGAAGTTATGAAAAATGGTAAAGAACGTATTGTCGTATCTGAAATACCTTACCAAGTTAATAAAGCGAGATTAATCGAGAAAATTGCTGAATTAGCACGCGATAAGAAAATTGAAGGTATTACAGACTTAAGAGATGAAACAAGCTTAAAAGTCGGTGTACGTATTGTTATAGAAGTTCGAAAAGATGCGAATGCTAACGTTATTCTTAACAATCTATACAAACAAACACCATTACAAACATCATTTGGTGTGAATATGATTGCATTAGTCGATGGTAAACCTAAATTACTAGGCTTACGTGCAGTTCTATATCATTATTTAGAACACCAAAAAGATGTCGTAACAAGACGTACGAAATACAACTTGAAAAAAGCTCAAGATAGAGCGCATATTCTAGAAGGTTTAAGAATCGCATTAGATCATATCGATGAAATCATTACATTAATTCGTGAATCACAAAGTGACTCAGAAGCGATGGAAGGTTTACAAAATCGTTTCAACCTATCTGAAAGACAAGCGCAAGCGATTTTAGATATGCGTTTACGTCGTTTAACTGGTTTAGAACGCGACAAAATTGAAAAAGAATATCAAGATTTACTTAAACTTATTGAAGAATTAAAAGAGATTTTACGAGATGAAGAAAAATTACTAGAAATCATTCGAGAAGAAATTACTGAAATAAGAGATAAATATGGTGATGAGCGTCGTACAGAAATTACGGCAGCAGGTCTTGATCAAATTGAAGATGAAGACCTAATCCCAGAAGAACAAATCGTTATTTCATTAAGTCATAACAACTATATTAAACGATTACCAGTATCTACATATCGTTCACAAAATAGAGGTGGACGTGGTGTACAAGGTATGAATACGATAGAAGATGACTTTGTTAGCCAACTCGTAACATTAAGTACACATGATAACGTCTTATTCTTTACGAATAAAGGCCGTGTCTACAAACTTAAAGGTTATGAAATTCCTGAAATGTCTAGACAATCTAAAGGCTTACCAATCGTTAATGCTTTAGAAATCGAAAAAGATGAAATGATTAGTACGATGATAGCTGTTAAAGACTTATCAAGTGAAGAAGATTACTTAGTCTTTGCTACTAAACATGGAACAGTTAAACGTTCTAAATTATCTAATTTCTCACGTATTAACAAAAATGGTAAAATCGCAATCAACTTTAAAGAAGGCGACGAGCTTATTGCGGTTAGACTGACGGATGGTACGAAAGAAATCATTATTGGTACGAAACATGCATCATTAATACGCTTTGATGAATCTAAATTACGCCCATTAGGAAGAACAGCAGCGGGTGTGAAAGGTATTACATTAAGAGAAGATGATGAAGTTATCGGATTAGATGTTACAGATGAAGATCAACAAGATGAAATACTTATCGTAACTGAAAAAGGTTATGGTAAACGTACGTCAGCTAATCAATATCGTATCTCTAATAGAGGTGGTAAAGGTATTAAGACTGCCACACTAACTGAGAAGAACGGTAACCTTGTTTGTATCACAACGGTCAACGGTGACGAAGACTTAATGATTGTTACAAATTCAGGTGTCATCATTAGATTACACGTAGCAGATATCTCTCAAAATGGTAGAAGTGCTCAAGGTGTAAGATTAATCCGTTTAGGTGATAATCAACATGTTGCAACAGTAGCTAAAGTTGAGCCTGACGAAGATGAAATTGCAGAATCACCTGTTGAAGGTGTGTTAGAAGAGACAACAGAAACAGAAGCTGTTGAAACTGACGTACAAGAAGGTAAAGAAGATTTAAGAGAAGACTTTATGGAACGTGTAAATGAAGACATCGAAGAACAAGATAACGACGAAGAATAA
- a CDS encoding NAD(P)H-hydrate dehydratase — protein MKTISSVTIPKREQESHKGDYGRILLIGGNANLGGAIILAARACVFSGSGLITVSTHSSNFAALHSRCPEAMVSDITDLKKLSKLIEQSDCILIGPGLGLDFKGNNTLTFLFQNIQPHQTLIIDGDAITILSKLKHTLPECEIIFTPHQKEWERLSNIPIEEQTFENNKEAVEGLNATVVLKKHGTELFFKDHEYKLSIGTPAMATGGMGDTLAGMITSFVGQFDLEEAVINATYIHSYIGEKLSKDMYIVPPSKLIDEIPYAMKSFEA, from the coding sequence ATGAAGACTATTTCATCTGTCACAATTCCAAAAAGAGAACAAGAATCTCATAAAGGGGATTATGGTAGGATATTATTAATCGGAGGTAACGCTAATTTAGGTGGCGCAATTATTTTAGCAGCGAGGGCTTGTGTATTTAGTGGTAGTGGACTTATAACTGTTTCTACACATTCATCCAATTTTGCTGCATTACATTCAAGATGTCCTGAAGCAATGGTTTCAGATATCACGGATTTAAAAAAGCTTTCTAAATTAATTGAGCAATCGGATTGTATTTTAATAGGTCCAGGTCTCGGTTTAGATTTTAAAGGGAATAACACATTAACATTTCTATTCCAAAATATTCAGCCACACCAAACATTAATTATTGATGGAGATGCTATTACGATTTTAAGTAAATTAAAGCATACTTTACCCGAATGTGAGATTATCTTTACACCTCATCAAAAAGAATGGGAAAGACTGAGTAATATCCCGATTGAAGAACAAACTTTTGAAAATAATAAAGAAGCGGTTGAGGGGTTAAATGCAACAGTCGTATTGAAAAAACATGGTACTGAATTATTCTTTAAAGATCATGAATATAAATTATCTATCGGTACACCTGCTATGGCAACAGGTGGAATGGGAGATACGTTAGCAGGCATGATCACAAGTTTCGTTGGACAATTTGATTTAGAAGAAGCGGTTATTAACGCAACGTATATTCACAGTTATATTGGTGAAAAACTTTCTAAAGATATGTATATCGTACCACCATCAAAACTTATAGATGAAATTCCATATGCTATGAAATCATTCGAAGCATAA
- the hutP gene encoding hut operon transcriptional regulator HutP yields the protein MTEQISIGKYATLLTITDEQTAKQLMPQCHDMQFIVGKIGTMSLNKIIASVETAARRQGIISESQYRETHALYHAILEAVNGITRGELSIGEIMRTVGLKFSIVRGYPYQDKAEGEWIAVSLYGTIGAPIKGKEHETIGLGINHI from the coding sequence ATGACTGAACAAATATCAATTGGAAAGTACGCTACGTTATTAACGATCACAGATGAGCAAACGGCAAAGCAATTAATGCCTCAATGTCATGATATGCAATTTATTGTAGGCAAAATTGGCACAATGTCTTTAAATAAAATCATTGCATCTGTTGAAACAGCGGCTAGAAGACAAGGGATTATTTCGGAAAGTCAGTATAGAGAAACACACGCGTTATACCATGCGATTTTAGAAGCGGTGAATGGTATTACAAGAGGTGAATTATCTATTGGTGAAATTATGCGAACGGTTGGCTTAAAGTTTTCAATAGTTAGAGGTTATCCTTATCAAGATAAAGCAGAAGGTGAATGGATAGCTGTGAGTTTGTACGGTACAATAGGAGCACCTATAAAAGGTAAAGAACATGAAACAATTGGGTTAGGTATCAATCATATATAA